The Erythrobacter insulae genome window below encodes:
- a CDS encoding DUF4167 domain-containing protein: MNNNRNNNRRRGRGNRNPQGAANNQNRIDSRARGNAPQLLDKYKKLAQDAQHHGDRVQAEYYLQFADHYFRVIADNKARQDEARAKRNDERGPSGDDSDEDEDGDNRRRNSNRRPRGRREDGEDQRDSNRSDENDADDDSDNETSEEVEKPKRRARKPRSDADTTEKPKRRKPRASRPDKGDRGGDTAAEIDSSVLPPAIGVGSAKDSDDSLEVVG, encoded by the coding sequence TTGAACAACAATCGTAACAACAATCGTCGTCGCGGTCGCGGAAACCGCAACCCGCAAGGTGCGGCGAACAACCAGAACCGCATCGATAGCCGCGCACGCGGCAATGCGCCGCAGCTCCTCGACAAGTATAAAAAGCTTGCACAGGATGCGCAGCACCATGGTGATCGTGTCCAGGCGGAATATTATCTTCAATTTGCAGATCATTATTTCCGCGTGATTGCAGATAATAAAGCGCGCCAAGACGAAGCACGGGCCAAACGTAATGACGAGCGCGGCCCCTCTGGCGATGACAGCGATGAAGACGAAGACGGCGATAACCGCCGCCGCAACAGCAATCGCCGCCCGCGCGGACGCCGTGAAGACGGCGAAGACCAGCGCGACAGCAACCGGTCCGATGAAAACGACGCTGATGACGATTCCGATAACGAAACGTCAGAAGAAGTCGAAAAGCCAAAGCGCCGCGCACGCAAACCGCGCAGCGATGCGGACACTACGGAGAAGCCCAAACGCAGGAAGCCGCGCGCAAGCCGGCCCGACAAAGGCGACCGTGGCGGCGATACCGCAGCAGAGATCGACTCATCGGTTCTGCCACCGGCTATCGGTGTTGGATCGGCCAAAGACAGCGACGACAGTTTAGAAGTTGTCGGTTAA
- the lnt gene encoding apolipoprotein N-acyltransferase, with protein MHDLSRRVIKFADDWPKLTALLLGLISAMGYPPVHGWWIALPALALLIGHLYRAQTWRSAFGRGWLFGWVHLTLANNWIATAFTHQAKMPEFLGWIAVPLLCVYLALYPAIAALFAHLIARRPGVFRFGAVLSGGWIITEWARSWAFTGYPWPPLGLILLGSWQSPGIAGLLPWLGTYALSGLTVVIGAVLLACAMHKRAVLLAGFGAAIVGAMMFPIPNPDMSPDTATLGVNYTLVQPLLTQDEINDPTKFEEQFARITDLTMPGRDGSRVVLWPESAVPDYLEDGYPLRYYDRMTVSGDPDFARKRIGSVIGPESSLLTGAVNLDFQEKAGIVSVVSARNSVLALNGAGDITGHYAKAHLVPYGEYLPMRGILEPLGLTRLVAGSIDYKEGPGPATIDLGEHGKAGIQICYEIVFSGQVVDRANRPDYIFNPSNDGWFGMWGPPQHLAQARLRAIEEGLPVLRSTTTGISAVIDANGIVRQSIASGQAGSVSGIIPPARRATLFATYGNAVPLVWAFLLILIGLGLPRMLALARLQR; from the coding sequence ATGCACGATCTTTCGCGCAGGGTGATCAAATTTGCGGATGACTGGCCGAAACTGACTGCGCTCCTGCTTGGTCTGATATCGGCCATGGGCTACCCGCCTGTTCATGGTTGGTGGATAGCGCTGCCCGCGCTGGCGCTCTTAATTGGACACCTTTATCGCGCGCAGACTTGGCGCTCGGCGTTTGGGCGCGGCTGGTTGTTTGGCTGGGTTCACCTGACTCTGGCGAATAACTGGATCGCCACAGCCTTCACCCATCAGGCGAAGATGCCGGAATTCCTCGGCTGGATCGCGGTGCCGTTACTCTGCGTGTATCTTGCACTTTATCCTGCGATTGCGGCTCTTTTTGCGCATTTGATTGCGCGCAGACCCGGAGTGTTTCGGTTTGGAGCCGTTTTGTCGGGTGGCTGGATCATCACCGAATGGGCGAGAAGTTGGGCTTTTACAGGTTACCCTTGGCCCCCACTCGGCCTGATCTTGCTAGGCAGTTGGCAATCACCGGGGATTGCGGGTCTTTTGCCCTGGCTTGGAACCTATGCGCTATCGGGGCTGACTGTTGTGATCGGCGCTGTCTTGTTGGCGTGTGCGATGCACAAACGGGCCGTGCTGCTTGCCGGATTTGGTGCGGCGATTGTGGGTGCGATGATGTTTCCAATTCCCAATCCGGATATGTCGCCCGATACGGCAACGCTGGGTGTGAACTATACTTTGGTACAGCCTTTGTTGACGCAGGACGAGATCAACGACCCGACAAAGTTTGAAGAACAATTTGCGCGTATAACCGATTTGACGATGCCGGGCCGAGACGGGTCGAGAGTGGTTCTTTGGCCCGAAAGCGCCGTGCCCGACTATCTCGAAGACGGCTATCCGCTGCGTTACTATGATCGGATGACCGTCAGCGGTGACCCAGATTTCGCCCGCAAACGGATTGGTTCTGTGATTGGGCCGGAGTCGAGCCTTTTGACAGGCGCAGTGAATCTCGATTTTCAGGAGAAAGCGGGCATTGTCAGCGTCGTAAGCGCACGCAATTCGGTGCTCGCTCTGAATGGTGCCGGTGATATTACCGGCCATTACGCAAAGGCGCACCTCGTACCTTACGGCGAATATTTGCCAATGCGGGGAATTCTGGAACCGCTCGGGCTCACCCGGTTAGTCGCTGGATCAATAGACTATAAAGAAGGCCCCGGCCCAGCCACGATTGATCTGGGTGAGCACGGCAAAGCGGGCATTCAGATCTGTTATGAAATCGTGTTCTCTGGCCAGGTTGTCGATCGGGCCAATCGCCCCGATTATATCTTCAATCCATCAAATGATGGCTGGTTTGGCATGTGGGGTCCGCCTCAGCATCTGGCGCAAGCGAGATTGCGCGCAATAGAAGAGGGTTTGCCGGTCCTGAGATCGACGACCACGGGGATCAGCGCGGTGATCGACGCGAATGGTATCGTGCGGCAATCCATCGCCTCTGGTCAGGCCGGTTCCGTTTCGGGGATTATCCCGCCAGCGCGCCGAGCGACGCTCTTTGCCACATACGGCAATGCGGTCCCGCTGGTCTGGGCATTCTTGCTAATTTTGATCGGTCTTGGGCTCCCAAGAATGCTTGCACTGGCTCGTCTCCAACGCTAG